The window TTCGCCGGCGGCAAAACTAAAGAGGACGGCGCTCAGGCGTTCATCCTTGTAGAACGTGCGGCTCAGGATGGAAGCGTCGGGAACGGTGGGGGCCAACTCCACCAGGCCGGGAAAAAGCGAATAAAGCTCACTCATAATTCGGTACTCGTGTGGTCTGTATGACGGCCAGTAGTTCGGCCAGAAAATCGTCCACCGGCAGGCGATAGACCAGCGCGGCATCGTTGATCGTGTAGAAGGGGGCGACGGCGCAACCGACACATGCCATGGCATGATTTTGGAACACGTCGGCCGTGTTCGGCCAACGCTCCAACACATCGGTGATGATCATCTCACCCAGCGCCTCTGGCGTGGGCGCCTTTGGCGTGGGCAACGGTATCTGCTCCATCGCGTCACCTTGCTAATCAAGCCCCGACAGGTGGGCGTCAGCGACGACGCCCACCTGTCGGGTTTATAGTGGCCTACTCGTGCAACGTACGAATGTAGGCGATGATGTCCATCAACTGCGCATCGGTCAGCGCCGGGTTGCCGCCCTTGGGAGGCATATCGACGCCGGTCGTGTTATCCGGATGGCCCACAGGCCGGCCGGTCTTGACGAACTCCAGCAGCTCCTGATCATTCACACTCAACAGAAACTCGCTGGTCGTGAACGGCTTGCCCAGCCCCTCGACGCCAACGCCGCCCGGCCCGTGGCAGGCGATGCAGACGGTGTCGAACTGCGTCTTGCCCGCCGCCGCGTCGCCGGCGCTGGTGGCCGTGGCTTGGGGGACTTCGGCCACAGGCTCGCTACTCTCGCCGCCGCCGCCGCCGCCACCGCAGGCGGCCAAAGCCAATACCACCAGAAGGGCCAACAAGGCCAGAATCGTGTACTTACGCATCATCTCTTACTACTCTCCTCAAAAATTTGTTGGTCTTCTCGGCCATCATGCCGGTTGCCTGATCGCCGATTGACCTGAATCCGGTCGGGCGCGCCACAGGTATCTGTCGCCTTTCCCGATGCCTGATCTCTATTATACTAACATCTGCCCGTCTCTCATTGTTCCATACCGTGGCCCATCTCGATCATCAGCTCCCCGGCCATCAGACCGGCCGTTAGCTCATCGAAGGTCATCACCATCGCCTCCGGCTGATCGAAGGCCAGCGCGCGGGCATCCTCTTCGTTGGCGACGGCGGC is drawn from Candidatus Promineifilum breve and contains these coding sequences:
- a CDS encoding c-type cytochrome: MMRKYTILALLALLVVLALAACGGGGGGGESSEPVAEVPQATATSAGDAAAGKTQFDTVCIACHGPGGVGVEGLGKPFTTSEFLLSVNDQELLEFVKTGRPVGHPDNTTGVDMPPKGGNPALTDAQLMDIIAYIRTLHE
- a CDS encoding DUF1858 domain-containing protein, whose product is MPTPKAPTPEALGEMIITDVLERWPNTADVFQNHAMACVGCAVAPFYTINDAALVYRLPVDDFLAELLAVIQTTRVPNYE